AAATTCATTTACATTTTCCAGAGGGTGCTACGCCAAAAGACGGGCCCTCGGCTGGAGTCACTATTGCAACAGCAATAGCTTCCATACTATCTGAGAAAAAGATTTCTTTGGATCTTGCAATGACAGGAGAAGTTACTCTTAAGGGGGCCATTCTTCCTGTGGGAGGTATTAAGGAAAAAGTACTTGCAGCTTACAGGAGTGGCATAAGCAAAGTTATAATTCCTAAGGACAATAAGCGAGACTATGTTAAGCTTCCTGATGAGATTAGAAACAGCATGTGCGTTAAGTATGTGTCCCATTTGGAAGAAGTTTTTGATTATTTAAAAATTATCTAAAATTTGCTATAATTAGGCTCACTAAGGAGGGGTTGTATGAAAGACGGAGTCAGGAGACCTTCGGGGAGCAGAGCGTCGTTTAACGCACAGGGTCCTACTAAGAATCCAGGCAGGGCCGGATCTTCAACCTTCCCCAAAGCTAGCTTCGGGAAAGGTTTTACTAAAGGCAGAAAGAAGGGTAAGTAACACAAGCGAGTAAAACGCAAAGCCTCATGCCCTCTTAGAATAATACTCAACAACCATTTGCTCATTAGCGAGGGTAGGTATTTCGTCCCTCGCCGGAGGGCGTGTGACCTTCACTTGCAAAGCATCAGCGTTCACTTCTATCCAAGTTGGAAGATTTCGAAGGGTCGATGTCTTTTCTATATTAGATCTAATCAGTTTTTTCAGGCTATCCTTTTCCTTTACCCGTAACTCATCGCTCGTTCTTAAAGTAATAGACGGTATTGTAACCCTTCTTCCATTAAGTATGATCACCCCATGCGAAACTATTTGTCTAGCATGAGCTCTTGAAATAGCAAACCCGGCCCGATACACAACATTATCAATTCTTCTCTCAAGCAAAGCCAAAAGGTTGTGTCCCGTAACTCCGTGATGTCGCTTTGCCTCCCTAAAAATATTAGTCAGCTGTCTCTCGCTTACCCCATAAGTAAACTTAACCTTCTGTTTCTCTACCAACTGCTTCCCATACTCAGTGACCTTCCCCTTCCTAGATTTTCCATGCATTCCCGGTGGACTAGGCTTCCTCTTCAGTAGTTTATCGTACTTAGGCTGTTCAAATATATTAACACCAAATCGCCTAACCATCTTACCCTTGGCTATACTCTTCCTATTCATTCATTCTCCATGTATTAAAATTAACATAGCAGGGATAGGACTCGAACCTATGACCTTCGGGTTATGAGCCCGACGAGCTACCAACTGCTCTACCCTGCGTCTTACAGCTTAGCATATTAACACAACTTTATCTGAAGTGTCAATTCATTTTGTTTCATCATATTAAAATGTACATTTCATATATTTCCTTGTGTTGTTTTTTAATTATTTCTTTTGTTGTCTCTATTTGTTTTATCAAGCTTTTTAAATCACTCTCATGGTTTAAATCTAATTTTGCATAAAGATTTAAATGATTCCCCTCATGAGACAAATTGAGTTCTTTCAAGTTTATTTTGGTATTTTTCAATGTGTCTTTTATCTCTCTTTTTAAATCTATGTCTTGTTTTGAGAGAATTTTATTAGCGTTTTTTAGTATTACGTGAAGTCCTTCTTTAATGATTATAAAACTAATAAATATAGATATGATTTTGTCAAAACCTGTCCACACATAATTTGCAAGTAATAAACTTAATGTAGTACCTCCGTGGGAAAATATACAGTTTTTATCAGCTGATGAGAGTGCTAAGAGTAGGTAGTTATTATATCTTTTTCCAATCTGGAATTTTACTAAATATTCGACCATTTTTACTATGAAAAATATAAAGGGTACTAATGGTATCCAAATGCTTTTCTTAAAAGATTTATTTGAAAATATTTCAAGTATATTATTCTTATCCTCTTCGTGATGGTTGTGTGAATGGGAATGTTCGTGGTCATGGAAGTGATTGTGTTCGTGGTCGTGAAAGTGGTCGTGTCCATGCCCATGATCTTCAAGGTGGGTAGGATGGTAATGAATGTGGAATCCAGATTCGCCCCCAAGGCTAATTAATTTATTCAGGCCCGTTGAGTTTAAAAATATCGTAAACCCCGCTACTATTATGATTATCCCTATGATAAATGATATTAAATTTTCCATTTTTTTATATCCGTAAGGATAATAAATTGTCTCAGGCTTATTTGTAATTTTGAGACTGAAGTAGGTAATTGCTGATAACACAAAATCTGAGAGGACGTGAAAAGCGTCTGCTATAAGTGCAAAGGAATTGAAAAGTATTCCTACGGTAAGTTTAGAGGCGATGGAAACTACTTCTGCTAGTACTGAGACAAGTCCAATCCCCATTATGAACTTATCTTTTCTGATCTCAGGTGTTAAGTCCTTTTTATATACGTTATTGTTACTTATAAAACCTAAGCTTCTAAGATCTTCCTCTACTTCAGCAATTTCGCAGGAAATTTTTTGAAGTTTATTTTTTTTTCCATAATAAATTAAATTATTGAATACTATTTTTTCTATTCCCTCTGCTTTAAAGTTTGGATCGATATAAAAATCTTTAACTTCGATTTCTCTATCTTTTGTTTTTGCTTTAATGTACGAAACGGCTTTAGCATGATTTTCTATATAAGCTATGTAGAATTCAGCTTGTTTTAGGCTTTTAAGATTTAAATTCACATATTTGCTAATATTTTTGTTATTAATGACCTTAACCATACTTGCACCTTCCCTTGCTTTTATTGCATAATTTTACATGTGAGTATAGCAACATTTTTTTTTATGTTCAATGAATTTGTTAATATTTTAAATAATGGATTTATTAATGTTTCAAGTTTGGAGATTTATGTTACAAGCGCAGTTTTTTATTAAAAAATGTAAAAAAGCTATATCTACAGATGATATTTTAATCAACAATGTGAAGGTTGTTGAGGGTGTTTTTTATGATTTTTTTAAAATTTTTAATAAAAAATCTTTAGAGAGCGTATTTAGTTATTATTATGAAAATTTTGAGCCTGATGAGGGGATATATGCCTTTATTAACAAATTTTTACCAATGATTAGCTTTCTGTCTCTGGAGAGTGTAGGATACGAGTTTAATGATTACGAGAAAAAGCTCATATTAGAGGTGTTTGACTCTTCTGCTGAAACCCTAGATGCTAATAAGCTAAAAGAACTAGCTAGCGAGATTGTGTCCCTTGGTATACTAAATTGACCTTCCTAGACAGCCCTTAAGCTGTGTGCTACTCCTTAAGATAGATTCTTGACAGTTCTTCTTTGTCAAATGGAATCCTGAGTAAATCCCGGAGTACGTAAGTTTTCAGAGCAGTCTGATTAGAATTGAATGTGAGGGGATTTGTTATGAATATCTTAGTGTCCTCGTCGAAAAATTCTGACATTACCTGAAGGCATATTGCACATGGAATGGTTTCCGGAATTGTTGAGAGTAGCATGAAATCTATTTTTTGCGTTCCAACAGACGATACCATATTTACAATAGCGCTCCTTTCTGCACAGCAGGTAGCACCAAAGCTTGCATTTTCAACGTTTGAACCTTGAAAAAATAAATTGTCCCTAGTCTTGAGGCAAGCTCCCACTTTAAAGCTTGAGTAAGGCGAATATGAATTACTTCTCGCGACTTCAGCCATCTGAAACGCTTGTCTAATCTGATCTTTATCACTGCTATCCAAATAAAAACCTCATCCTCTATTCATGTTGCCTAATTATAACACTTACTTATGATTTTGAACAAAACTTTCAAATTTTTAATTGTATCAAAATTTTGTTAATATTTGTTTATGTTAGTTGCTATTGAATTTATTAAAAGATACGATAATTTTATTATCATTGGGCATAAGGACCCTGATTTTGATTGTATTGGTTCGTCCTTAGCTTTAGCTTCTTTTTTATCTAGAATAGGTAAGAAATCTATTATGCTTAATGAGGGGCCTTTTGTCAGGAGAGAAATAATTCCTCTTAAGGACAAGTTTTTATCTCAATGGCCCAATATTGACTCTTCAGATCATGCTGTAATCATTTTAGATTGCTCCATTTTTGACAGGATAGGAGATGAGTTTGTTTTTTATGTAAAGGATATGCCTATCCTTGTTATTGATCATCATGCTTCGGGTGATAAGTTAGATGTTCCCAGTTATATTGATCCCCTAGCACCCTCAACTACTTTTTTGATTGAGAAATTAATTAGGAAATTTGGATATGATGTTACAAGAGAAGAGGCTTGGTATATTCTGGTTGGATTTTGCACAGACACAGGGTTTTTCAGGTTTTTGTCAAACAGTGACCCTGAGCCTTTCGAAATGGTAGCCAGGCTTGTTTCTAAGGGGTTAAGTCTTAAGGATGTTTATAGTTACATTGAGGCCGTTAAGAGCTTATCTTCAATAGATATCCTGAGATCAATGTTAAACAACCTTAAATATTATTTTGATGGAAAAGTTTTAGTTACTGCTTTGCCTTTCGATGCAAAAAAAGACACTAATATTAGTGGAGTTAATGAGCTATTTTATGCATTGCTTAGTAATGTTGAAAATAATGAAATATTAGTTATCTTAAAAGAGACGGAAGATGGTTCTATTTTAGCTGGACTTCGGTCTAGGGAATATTTTGATGTTGGGGAGCTTGCTAAGTCTTTTGGAGGAGGAGGACATAAGCATGCCAGTGGGTTTAAGATCAAAATAAGCTCTTTAAACCTTTTAGAAAATCAGATTATCTCATATATAAGGGAAGGACTTAAGGATTAAGATTTGTTAAAGGAATTACTCCCTTTGGGTTAAATTCTTTCGTTAGAGTTAAGAACCCTGATTTAAAAGCTAGTGTTGTTGTGCCATAGACTACTACTATGTTCTCTATCCAGTCTAGATTTTTGATGTGTTGAGGTGTAAGAGATACAATAATGCTTATTTTGTCTTTGTATTCTTTTAAATTTTCTATGTAATTAAGGCTACCAGGAGTTGAAAGATTGAAAATAACTTGCTCGTGTTTTTCAATTAGTTTTTTAATTTCCTGAAGTTTATTGTAGTTAATACCGTTTAAGGGGTAGTAATCATAGTAATAACTGGAGCTGTTTTGAAATATTTTTCTTCCTTCTGAAACCATTTGGTAGTAGGGTGATACTAATAGTGTTTTCTTATGCCTTGAAACTTTTTTTTCTAGCCTAATTTTTGTTATTCCTCTTAATGTACTCTGCTCAAAAAACTTTTTAGCCTCATTTGTGGGTATTTCTTGTGTCTTTTTGTAGTTTGGATAAATGTTTACTTTATTTTTCCCCTCTTTTAAATATTTTAACTTGATTCTAAGTATTCTTTTATTGGATTTAATAATATTTCCTCTTATCTCATTATCTTCTTTCATAAGGGCCAAGAGTCTGTTGTAGGCGTTGCTTTGTAAATTTTCGTTTAATGATATTAATAAAATATCTGTTTCTGTTCTGATAATCCTTTCAATCGTATCATAGATACTTTCATTTTTATGTCTCACGGCGTTCATTAATAAATCATCTGTTACGATCAAATTATTATATTTTAATTTTTCCCTAAGAATTCCTTTTAAAATTTTAATTGATGATGAGGCGGGTATCTCTTCGCCGTTTGTAAGCATTGGGTAGGCCAGGTGTCCACTCATTATTACTGGAATATTTTCCTGTATTAATACTTTGTAAGGCAATAGTTCATTTTCGAGCATCTCTTCTAAATTTGAATTTATTATTGGCATTTTTGTATGAGAATCAACAACTGTATTTCCATGCCCCGGGAAATGTTTTGCTGTTGAGATCACTCCAGCTTGTTTTTGTCCTTTATAAAATGCCAGAGCAAATAAAGCAACTATTTGTGGATCATTTGAGTATGCTCTTGGCCCTATTATGAAGTTGTCTTCATGAGTGTAGACGTCAACTATGGGTGCAAAATTTAGATTGATTCCAAGGCGACTTAATTCATCTGCTATGTAATATCCCGTGAGGTAAGAATCATTTGGCGAGAGAGTAGCCGTGATACCAAGGTTTCCTATTGTTTTTGAGGTCTTTAGTTTTATGTGCTGTGCCCATCCACCCTCTTGGTCTGTAGCGATAAATAGGGGAATTTTAAATCTATTTCTTTGAGACATTACTTGTGCTTTATTTATGCTATCTATTAACATGGGCAGGCTTCCAGCATTCCATCCAAAGATTTTTATGCCGCCCAGATTTTTGTCTTTAATAAAGTTAAGAGTAAAGTTTGTTATCTGCTCTCCCGGATAACTTATCATAAACATTTGTCCTAGTAGTTCTTTGTCGCTCATTTGGTAGACTATTTTGTTTATTAATTTTTCCTTAGCTTCCGTGTGCCAAAAATCATATGAAAAGCAACTATTACTAATAAAAAAGAAACAAATACAAACAATTTTTTTCATATAAATCATACTAATATTTTATTTTTATTTTTGATGCTCAAGCGTAGCATGTTGCTTAATTGCTTTACTTAACATTCATGCTTTGTTGTTTTAATAACACTTAAATCAAAAAATAGGACCGTAATTCTGTCTACATATTTCCCCAATGCACATTGCCGTTAAATATATCAATCATAATTCTATTATATTTTTTTCAAATAAAAAATGCTTATTTTATTAGGGGCGTTAAGGTCGGTTAATACAAGTTTAATTTTACTTTTATGAATTTAAATCTTGTTATATTTATTGATACTGAAATTTTTGATAAGAGCGAGACATTCATGGTATATGCAATTGTTGTTGTATTGACAAAACATTTTTGAATTTATACACTTTAAGGGCCGTAAGCTGATGTAGCTCAGTTGGTTAGAGCACTCGGCTCATATCCGAGTTGTCGTGGGTTCAAGTCCCTCCATCAGCATCAATCAAGGAGTTTTTTGTTATGAGAGTAGCTGTTATGCTTGCAGATGGCTTTGAGGAGATTGAGGCTGTTGTTCCAGTTGATATTTTAAGACGAGGTGGCGTTGATGTTAAACTTATCAGTTTAAATGATGATAAGGCTGTCACGGGTTCTAGAGGAGTTTCCTTTTGGGCAGACGAGAAATTGTCAGATTGTGGTGCAGATGATTTTGATTTAGTCATACTTCCTGGGGGGATGCCGGGTGCTAGCAATCTTTTTGAGTCTAGAGAATTAGATAAGATTTTAAGGGATATGAAATTAGGGGGTAAGTTTATTGCAGCTATTTGTGCTGCCCCAGCTGTTGTGCTTTCTGCTAAGGGGCTTTTGGGAGCGAACAAATTTACATGCTATCCGGGATTCGAAAATGGAGTTATGGATGGTGAATTTGTGGACGAAAATGTTGTTATTAGCAATAACTTTATCACCTCTAAGGGGGTAGGTACGGTCTTTGAGTTCGCTTTTGCCTTACTTGAGCTTGTAAAGGGAGTGGGAGTAGTTGAGGATGTTAGACAGAAAGCCTTGCTGTAAATCAGAATATCTGTATTAAAACTAGAGTGGGTTTTCTTGTGAGCATAGTGTATGAGTATCCTCAAGAATAGAGAGTTCTTCGTTTGTTGGCAGTACAAGTATTTTTACTTTACTGCCTTCGCTTGAGATGTCAGATTCTATGTCTTTTCTGAAAGCTTGATTGTTTTTCTTAAGGTCTATTTCTATTCCTATTTTTTCAAAACCTTTCAATGCTAGTTCTCGTATTCCATAGTCTGTGGTGCCAACACCGGCTGTGAAGACGATTGCATCTAGGTTAAAATCTAGAATTGCAAGGTAAGAGCCAATGTATTTTTTTATTCTAAATGCCATCAGTTCAACAGCAAGTCTAGCATTATGATCACCATTTTCCACTTCTTTCCAAATATCTCTTAAGTCATTCGATTTACAAGACACCCCTAGCATACCACTTTCATTATTAAGAATCTCTTCTATCTCTTGTGTTGTCTTCTTAAGTAATCTACTCATTAAAGGAATAATTGAAGGATCAATGTCACCACATCTTGTACCCATAACGAGCCCTTCAAGTGGAGTAAGTCCCATGCTTGTATCATATGACAGGCCGCCTTTAACAGCATTAATGCTGGCTCCATTACCCAGATGCAGTATTATTAAGTTTAGATCTTCACGGTTTTTCTTAAGAATTGTAGCAACTCTTCCTGTTATGTATGAGTAAGATAATCCATGAAATCCATATTTTCTAATGTTGTGGTCTTTGTACCAAGAATACGGTGTAGCGTATAAAAATGCTCTCTCATTCATGCTTTGATGCCATGATGTATCAAAGCATAAAACCTGTTTTGCATCCGGCAGTATTTTAAGTGTTGCTTCTATGACTTTAATGGCGGCTGGATTATGAAGAGGAGCAAGGTGAGATATCTTCCCCAGCTCGGCTAGGACATCTTTATTAAGTAATACTGAGTTTTTAAAATTGGAGCCTCCATGGACAATTCGATGTCCTATTGCATAAATTTCATTTGGGCTGGCTAGTATTGCTAATTCTTCGTTTGTTAAAGTCTTGACCACCTTTCTTAATGCTTCTTCGTGTGATTTAATCCCAGCACCTTTCTTCTCTTCCACTCCGCATCTAGTTTTAATCTTAGTTATTGATTCTCTTTCTTTTATCTTTTCAACCACACCAGATACTAACACTTGCCTATTTGCGTACTCGTAGAGTGTAAATTTTAATGACGAACTTCCTGTATTAAGTACCAGTATTTTCATTCTCTAATCCCTGCTAATAAGTTAAGTTTTTCGTATATGTAGTTAATTTTGTCTGTCTCTCTAGTGTTGTTTAAGTTTAGGAAAATTGAGTTTTTATACTCTGGATTTATTTTTAATGTGGTAGGATTGCCTTTTATTATTTCCATTATTTTTTTAACAGGAATGAGTTCTGTATTTAAATATTCAATTTCCAGCAATTTGTTTCTCTCTTTAAGGCTTGAGATGTTGAGTTTTTTTGCAAGTATTTTCATTTCTGCTAGCGTAAGTAGGACGTTTAGTTCTTCAGGAATAGAGCCGAATCGGTCATAAATCTCAGCTCTTATTTTTCTATTTTCTTCTTCACTCTGAATGCCCGAGATTTTTTTGTAGATTAACATCTTGTCCTGCTCATTTTCTGTGTAACTATCGGGAATAAACCCATTGTAGTTAATCTCAACGGAGATCTCTCTTTCTTGAGAACCCCTTCCCATTCGATGTGCAATTGCCTTGTGTAGCATGCCTAAGTAGCAGTCTAGACCAATTGACTCAATTTCTCCATGTTGCTCTCTTCCAAGTAGATTCCCAACACCTCTTATTTCCATATCTTTCATTGCAATTTTAAAGCCAGCTCCAAGTTCGGAAAATTCAGATATTGAACGTAGTCTTTCAACAGCACTTTCATTTAAACTTAACCCTTCTTTATATAAAAGATAAGCAAAAGCTTTTTGTGAACTTCTTCCAACTCTTCCTCTTAGTTGGTATAGTTGTGAGAGTCCGAATCTATTAGCATTGTTAATTATTATTGTATTTGCGTTTTCAATGTCTATTCCATTTTCAATTATTGTTGTAGCTAGAAGTATTTGATATGACTTGTTTATAAAATCGTGCATAATGTTTTCAATTTGATCGCCTGTAAGTTTTGCATGAATGATTGCAATTCTCGCATAGGGAATTATTTTTTCCAAAATTACCTTTATTGAGTCTAGCTCCTCAATGTTATGATGTACGAAGAAGACTTGTCCATCGCGAGAAAGTTCATGTTCAATTGCATGTTTAATTAAGGCTTCATTAAATTCTTCTACGTAAGTTTCTATTTTAATTCTGTTTTTGGGTGGAATTTTCAAGACGGATATGTCCCTGAGTTTAATTAATGACATATGGAGAGATCTTGGAATGGGGGTCGCTGATAACGCAAGGCAATCCACGGATATCTTTATTTCTTTTAAGTTTTCTTTTTCTCTTACTCCAAATCTCTGTTCTTCATCAATTATGATGAGTCCTAAATCTTTATATATTAGGTTCTTGGATAATATTTTGTGTGTTCCAATTATTATGTCAATCTCTCCCATCGCTAAGTTCTTAATAATTTCCCTTTCTGTTGATTTTTTTATAAATCTGCTCATCATTTCAATTTTGATTGGGAAATTTTTGAATCTTCGTTTAAATGTGTTAAAGTGTTGTTCTGCTAGGATTGTTGTTGGAGCAAGTATTGCCACTTGTTTCTTGCCCATTACAGCTTTAAATGCAGCTCTCATTGCTACCTCTGTTTTGCCAAATCCAACATCCCCACACAAAAGTCTATCCATTACTTTAAAGCTCATCATATCTTCTTTTATTTCTTCTATTGCAGTCAATTGATCTGGAGTTTCATCATATGGGAATTCTGACTCAAATAATAATTGCCATTCGTTATCTTGAGGATATTTAAATCCCTTAATGCTTTCTCTTTCTGAATAAAGTGCAACAAGTTTATCTGCTATGTCTTCAATCCTTTTTTTTGCATAAGCTTTTTTCTTTTCCCATGTTTTTGAACTAATACTGTCCAGCTTTATGCTTGGGATATTGTTTCCAATATATTTTTGAATAAGATGTGTTTGCTCAATCGGAATAAACAATTTTTCATTATCGGCATATTCAATCTCAATGTAGTCTTTTTCAAGGAGGCTTGTTTTAATTCTCTTTACCTGTCTAAATATCCCAATGCCATGGTTTATATGTACAACATAACTATTTTTTTCAACCTCAACAAATGAATCAATGACCTTTGTTTTTGATGATTCAAAATCTTTATTTATTTTTTGTTTTCTGTTAAATATGTCAGACTCAAGAATAATAGCTATTTTTGCTTTGTTAATTATGAGTGAACTGGATATTTTTAGAACTTCAATTTTTATCTTCGGAAGATCCTTGAATAGGTATTTTAGTTTTTCCCTTTGTGATCCAGATTCTGCTGCGATTATTACTCTAAATCCGTTTTTTATCCAGTTAGTCATTTCATTTTTTGCAAGTATGATGTTTGAAAAAAAGCTAATATTAGTTTCAACTTGAAATTCTATGAATTCTTCTGTTTGAATATTTTCGGGTTTTGAAAAGAAAATATTAGTTTTTAATTTTAAATCTTTTAAGTTCATGAAAATTTTTTTTGGTGCAATTGTCTGGTTTCCCGTCTCTATTGCCTGACTGTAAAGCTTTTCATGTTCTTTGTAAATTTTTTTTGTCTCTTCTTGAAAGTTTGAGAGCTCGAAGTTGATAATGGGAGTATCTTTATCAATTTCCTGGGTTAAGTATGTATCTCCTATTAATGAATAAAAAAGTTCTTCTGATTTAGCACTGTGTCTTGACTTAATGTCTTTAAATAATGCTTTGTATTCATCTTCTTTTACTTGTTGTCCTAGCTTGTTTATGTTTGAGTCGTTCCATATGATTTCTTTCCTAGGTATGATTTCAAATTCAGAAATTTCATTTCCTTCTTTTAGTTGTGTAAAGGGGTTAAATGCTTTTATTTCTTCTATTTTGTTAAAATTTAGGGAAATTCTTACCGGTTCTGTTTTAACAAATGAATATATGTCTATCACTTCTCCCTTTATGGTAAATTCTCCGGGTAGTGTGACTCTTGTCGTTTGTTCATAGCCTAGCTTTATAAGGGTTTTTTCCAGTGCCTTTACGTTGATTGTCTTTTCTTTCTGAATTTTATAGATGTTTTTAAATAGATTTTCTTTACTAGGAATTTTACCAAGAAGAGATTTTATTACAACAAGATAGATGCCAGGGTTATTTTCATAAAAATTGATTAAAAATTTTACTCTTTCGCTAAAGACTTTACTTTTTGAACTAATTCCTTTGTATGCAAGGGAACTGAAGTAATTTAGTTCGTATACTTGATCTGTGATTTGCAATAAATCGGATTTGATTTTGTCTGATATATTTTCGTCTTTAACTACCAGAATAACACTTTTGTTCTTGCTGTATTCTTTTATTTTATTTATTAAAAAGGCTTTAAAAAAACCTTCATATCCTACTAATGTAAATGGTGCTCTTTGTTTGCAGAGTTGTTTTACTTTTTCTAACTCATAACCATCACTTAGTCTGGTAGTTAATTCTTTTTCTATATCCATCTTTTACCTTTTTGTTCCTGTAGTTTAGTATAATATTATATATTATAGTTATTATCGGTTTCTTTACGTATAATGTAAGGGGTTTTTGGGGAGTTTATGGAATTTAGAAAGTTATTTTTGTTTTTGTTCCTTGCTTATGTTCCTGTTGTTCTTTTTTCTAGAGATTACAAGGGTCTTGATTTTAAGATAAAGTTTTTTAATCAATCAATATATCGTATTAACAGTAATATTTCTGTTGAGGTTTCACTTGCTAACTTATCTGATGATTTAATTGCTCTTGAAATGGGAGACATTAATACTTTTGGATTCGATTTCGATGTTACAGATACTACTAACATGAGAGTTAAGAGACCTATTGAATACGTTAAGGATAGATCAAAGAATGTTGCGATTCCTGTTAGAACGCTGACTTTAAGACCTAATGAAAAATTTTCTGTAGTTATGAGCTTAAATCAATTTGTACAATTTGATAAGGATGGAGTTTATTTTATAAAGGGTGTGTTCTTCCCAGACATTTCGGACTTGCAAAAACGAATAGAATCTAATGTTGTTACATTATTTTTAAAGCCTAGGGTGGATGATGTGGAAGAGAAGGTAGATTTTTCCAATATCGCATCCAATCATGAGATACAAGGTGTTTTAAAAAGAGTAAATTTGTCTCCTGACAAGATTGTTGAATATTTGTTTGAGGCATTGCGTCTTGGCAAGAAGGAAAAGTTTTTCTTGTATATTGATATTGAGAGTTTTATTTTAAATGATCAAAATAAAGCATACATTTATGAGCAAGAATTGAAGTCGGGTTCCAGTAATATGTTAGAGGAGTATAAGGAATATTTATGGAGTGGTAATGGT
This is a stretch of genomic DNA from Borrelia sp. P9F1. It encodes these proteins:
- the mfd gene encoding transcription-repair coupling factor gives rise to the protein MDIEKELTTRLSDGYELEKVKQLCKQRAPFTLVGYEGFFKAFLINKIKEYSKNKSVILVVKDENISDKIKSDLLQITDQVYELNYFSSLAYKGISSKSKVFSERVKFLINFYENNPGIYLVVIKSLLGKIPSKENLFKNIYKIQKEKTINVKALEKTLIKLGYEQTTRVTLPGEFTIKGEVIDIYSFVKTEPVRISLNFNKIEEIKAFNPFTQLKEGNEISEFEIIPRKEIIWNDSNINKLGQQVKEDEYKALFKDIKSRHSAKSEELFYSLIGDTYLTQEIDKDTPIINFELSNFQEETKKIYKEHEKLYSQAIETGNQTIAPKKIFMNLKDLKLKTNIFFSKPENIQTEEFIEFQVETNISFFSNIILAKNEMTNWIKNGFRVIIAAESGSQREKLKYLFKDLPKIKIEVLKISSSLIINKAKIAIILESDIFNRKQKINKDFESSKTKVIDSFVEVEKNSYVVHINHGIGIFRQVKRIKTSLLEKDYIEIEYADNEKLFIPIEQTHLIQKYIGNNIPSIKLDSISSKTWEKKKAYAKKRIEDIADKLVALYSERESIKGFKYPQDNEWQLLFESEFPYDETPDQLTAIEEIKEDMMSFKVMDRLLCGDVGFGKTEVAMRAAFKAVMGKKQVAILAPTTILAEQHFNTFKRRFKNFPIKIEMMSRFIKKSTEREIIKNLAMGEIDIIIGTHKILSKNLIYKDLGLIIIDEEQRFGVREKENLKEIKISVDCLALSATPIPRSLHMSLIKLRDISVLKIPPKNRIKIETYVEEFNEALIKHAIEHELSRDGQVFFVHHNIEELDSIKVILEKIIPYARIAIIHAKLTGDQIENIMHDFINKSYQILLATTIIENGIDIENANTIIINNANRFGLSQLYQLRGRVGRSSQKAFAYLLYKEGLSLNESAVERLRSISEFSELGAGFKIAMKDMEIRGVGNLLGREQHGEIESIGLDCYLGMLHKAIAHRMGRGSQEREISVEINYNGFIPDSYTENEQDKMLIYKKISGIQSEEENRKIRAEIYDRFGSIPEELNVLLTLAEMKILAKKLNISSLKERNKLLEIEYLNTELIPVKKIMEIIKGNPTTLKINPEYKNSIFLNLNNTRETDKINYIYEKLNLLAGIRE